GCAGGCCGAGATCGACGGCGGCTCGCCGCGGGAGGCGCTCGCCCTGCTGGCGGAGGTCGGCCGCTGGCGTGAGCAGCGCGAGCGCGAGCGCGGCGGGGTCAGCCTGCCGCTGCCCGAGCAGGAGATCGTGCCGGACGAGGGCGGCTGGCGGCTGGAGTTCCGCGCCCCGCTGCCGGTCGAGGGCTGGAACGCGCAGATCTCGCTGCTCACCGGGATGGCGGCCGCGCACCTGATGCTCTACGGCCAGGTGGGCGTCGTCCGCAGCATGCCGCCGGCCGGCCCGGGGGCGCTGCGCACGCTGCGGGCCACCGCGAAGGCGCTGCGGATCACTTGGCCGGCCGAGCTGGACTACCCCGAGTTCGTGCGGAGCCTCGACCCCGCCCGTCCCGCGCACGCAGCCATGCTCAACGCGTGCACCACGCTCTTCCGCGGCGCGGGCTACCGCGCGTTCGACGGCGACGTGCCGCCCGACGCCGAGCACTCCGCACTGGCCACCGACTACGCCCACTGCACGGCGCCGCTGCGCCGGCTGGTCGACCGCTACGTCGGCGAGGTGTGCCTCTCGCTCTGCGCCGGGACCCCGGTGCCGGGCTGGGTGCGCGAGGCGCTGCCGGCGCTCCCGCAGGAGATGGCCGTCGCCGACCGCCGGGCCAAGAAGTACGAGCGGGCGGTGCTGGACCTCGTCGAGGTGGTCCTCCTCGCGCCCCGGGTCGGGGAAGTGTTCACGGCCACGGTCGTCGACGTAGACGAGCAGCGGCGGCACGGCACCGTGGTGGTCGCCGACCCCGCCGTCGAGGCCCGGGTCCGGGGCGAGGGGCTGCCGCTCGGGCAGGAGATCGAGGTGCGGCTGGTCTCGGCCGACCTCGCGACGGGCGCCGTCGTCTTCGAACGCGCCGGCTGAGCGGCGGGCCCGGGTCCGGGGAACGGCGCAGCCCCCGCCTGGCGGGCGGGGGCTGCAGGCTGTCCCTCCCCAGAGACGCCAGATCAGGGGCCCGTCGGTCCGGAGCGGAGCTCCGACGGGCGGAGGAGGGCGGGGCGAGAGGAAGCTCGGGGGTTCATCCCCTCGCCCCGCTGAGAAGAACACTACGCAGCACGAACCGACGCTTCAAGCAACCGGGTTGTCCACTGTCGGACATGTCCAATAGTGGACAGAGCGGCGACGGCGCGCAGGACCGCGCCCGGCCTGGGGAGCGGGCCGCGCACCGTCCGGGCGGGTCAGGCCAGTTGGTCGAGAAGGAGCCGGGCCTGCG
The window above is part of the Friedmanniella luteola genome. Proteins encoded here:
- a CDS encoding RNB domain-containing ribonuclease, with amino-acid sequence MPARKVDLPGVVPPELAAGLARIRAELEVPEAFPADVVDAAQAAVAAASLPALDRTDLELVTIDPPGARDLDQALHLARDGDGFVVSYAIADVAGFVRAGDPVDREAHRRGMTLYAPDRRIPLHPPVLSEGAASLLPDQLRPALLWTLRLDAHGRMTDAEVVRARVRSREQLDYAQAQAEIDGGSPREALALLAEVGRWREQRERERGGVSLPLPEQEIVPDEGGWRLEFRAPLPVEGWNAQISLLTGMAAAHLMLYGQVGVVRSMPPAGPGALRTLRATAKALRITWPAELDYPEFVRSLDPARPAHAAMLNACTTLFRGAGYRAFDGDVPPDAEHSALATDYAHCTAPLRRLVDRYVGEVCLSLCAGTPVPGWVREALPALPQEMAVADRRAKKYERAVLDLVEVVLLAPRVGEVFTATVVDVDEQRRHGTVVVADPAVEARVRGEGLPLGQEIEVRLVSADLATGAVVFERAG